One Flagellimonas sp. CMM7 genomic region harbors:
- a CDS encoding LemA family protein has protein sequence MKKWLIPLIVIGVIAFIIYQWAVGFNNTAVQYEADAKTAWSNVESSYQRRNDLIGNLVKTVQGAADFERGTLKDVIEARAKATSTTIDANNITPEQLAQFQQAQTGLSSALSRLLVTVERYPDLKANQNFLELQSQLEGTENRINVARDRYNEKVNIYDIHTTKFPGKLLAGWFGFGEMPRYKANPGSENAPDVNFDFN, from the coding sequence ATGAAAAAATGGTTAATTCCGTTAATTGTTATTGGGGTCATTGCATTTATAATTTATCAATGGGCAGTGGGGTTTAATAATACTGCCGTACAATATGAAGCTGATGCGAAGACGGCTTGGTCCAATGTAGAAAGTTCCTATCAACGAAGAAACGATTTGATAGGAAACCTGGTCAAAACAGTTCAAGGGGCTGCGGATTTTGAAAGAGGCACATTAAAAGATGTTATTGAAGCACGTGCAAAGGCAACTTCTACTACTATAGATGCCAATAATATTACTCCAGAGCAATTGGCACAATTTCAACAAGCACAGACAGGGCTTTCTTCAGCACTTTCCAGACTTTTGGTCACTGTGGAACGCTACCCTGACTTAAAGGCAAATCAAAACTTTTTGGAATTGCAGTCACAATTGGAAGGTACCGAGAATAGGATTAATGTAGCAAGAGATAGATACAATGAAAAAGTTAATATCTATGATATTCACACTACCAAATTTCCAGGAAAATTGCTTGCAGGTTGGTTTGGTTTTGGTGAAATGCCGCGCTACAAAGCTAATCCAGGTTCTGAAAATGCACCAGATGTAAACTTCGATTTTAATTAG
- a CDS encoding alpha-2-macroglobulin, giving the protein MSRFVRVLVISILVLFVSCKKKKDSTDTDNLFKFKDYISYHTNGNQSISTPINIVLAQQLNQFELAQELPVEYMKISPKVEGKLAIENGRELTFQPSEYLKPNTEYTVSLSLGKLFENIERDFKNYTFSFKTITPNFKISLGNLQSYSKNWQYLTGTLEASDILNAKKINTVLSVAQGDKKISVKWNNTSEDARYFSFKIDSIPRKTDDSELTVSWQGKELGADNGGSEKYIIPGLNKFVVVDAKTSTAPNAALTLNFSDPLKQNQNLNGLVTIENAQSLRYEINGNVLKVYPSNRIMGQVRVNAFEGIKSEYGYTLKKSFSELVSFEQLKPNVRLISKGTILPNATSTPIYFETVNLSAVEVRVIQIFENNMLQYLQNNNLTQEYNSDLRPVGRRVAYKVISLAETKDDDMSFWKAHALDLSELIKVNPGSLYRIEFSFKKEHTSYDCSASGSSEEQIESYASSDNDSQSLSEEALEERYWDNEIYYWRNYNYNWEEEDNPCHQAYYNANRIVTTNLLGSDLGLIVKKGNNRSYHFATTNLLTTKPEANTNIKLYNFQQQLLTEITTDASGFGIYDGEATIAFAVAEKSSNFAYAKLADGNALSLSKFDVSGQELQSGLQGFIYTERGVHRPGDPVHLTFVLDDKANPLPASHPVTLEVSDARGKLVQRNVLKDGTVPVADGLYAKKEGDFYYFPIPTKATSPTGTWNAKIIVGGAQFNKSLKIATVKPNRLKVDFAFEDEVLKANKNNKGKAIVQWLHGAPARNLKIDVNAKLQQAANAFPNHKGYIFQDPVRTFNETELQFISSKLDGEGLLNVDKKINANTNAPGMLQATFTTKVFEGGGDFSIDVFSKKLAPFSHFVGLRSPKARQYGSFLTDENTTFDVVSVNADGKQAANRKLKVKVYKIEWRWWWNRGYDNLSRYENATVHRPFKEMSVTTGADGKANFKVNIPDDDGGRFLIRVIDEDSGHATGRTAYFYRNWWRRPASGDTESSKILIFSADKEKYTLGDQAVVTFPSDLGGRALLSIENGSEVLSQQWIETSAKETKATIPITADMAPNAYINISLLQPHGQVANDLPIRLYGVVPLLVENPATFLKPELKMPEVLEPEKSFKVSVSEANKKPMTYSLAVVDEGLLDLTRFKTPDIHSSFYARQALGVKTFDIFDDVMGAYSISVDNIYAIGGGGIGEGAKNRKAQRFKPVVTYLGPFTLKAGEKASHTIDMPNYVGSVRTMVVAGNKNSAYGNVEKATPVRKPLMVLTSIPRKLSPGEKVTIPVTVFAMEKKVKNVTVSIDAGKALEAIGPTSKNITFNSIGEQIVNFDFRVNPSTSFQTIKVTASGNGENASNETEIDVENPNPITTKSTLYTITENQSETISFEIFGTSGTNSAFVEFSTLPPMDFSKRMEYLLQYPHGCVEQTTSAAFPQLFLAEVLDITFDKKKEIEKNIKAAIKRLNDFQVPNGGLSYWSGYGSADDWGTSYAGHFMLEAKQKGYQLPLTFLSNWLRYQKNTARQWSNQSTRYNNDIAQAYRLYTLALAQQPELAAMNRLRESKNLSNEAKWRLAAAYALVGKKEVAKELAQTANINFRPNSYNYRTYGSVFRNRAMALETMVILEDSQQRELAVSLAKNLSSQRWYSTQETAFALLSMAKMVAKNGGKSLDLTFTNNGKEIAVKTDRAIAQRSISISSAKGEILIKNNQGNTIYATLTQTGKLPVGQELAQQQNLTLSVKYLDAVGNSINVTELRQGTELQAQLTVFNATNDYYDNLALTQIVPSGWEIVNTSYAGGSDPNSSKADYIDTRDDRTNFYFDLGAKKTKTFTIKLNASFLGDYYLPGSQVEAMYDNTSYARNKGKWIKVSR; this is encoded by the coding sequence ATGTCACGTTTTGTTCGAGTTCTAGTTATTTCCATACTTGTTTTGTTTGTTTCCTGTAAAAAAAAGAAGGACTCCACTGATACGGACAACTTGTTTAAATTCAAGGATTATATTAGTTACCACACCAATGGAAATCAAAGTATTTCTACTCCTATCAACATAGTATTGGCACAGCAATTGAATCAGTTTGAACTTGCTCAAGAACTTCCAGTCGAATACATGAAAATAAGCCCAAAGGTTGAAGGAAAGTTGGCTATTGAAAACGGTAGGGAACTTACTTTTCAACCTTCAGAATATTTAAAACCAAATACTGAATACACCGTTAGCCTTTCACTAGGTAAGCTTTTTGAAAACATTGAGCGTGACTTCAAAAACTACACATTTAGTTTTAAAACCATTACTCCAAATTTTAAAATCAGTCTGGGGAATCTCCAATCTTACAGTAAAAATTGGCAATATCTAACGGGTACTTTGGAAGCTTCCGATATCTTAAATGCGAAAAAGATAAACACTGTTCTCTCGGTTGCACAAGGTGATAAAAAGATTTCGGTAAAATGGAACAACACAAGTGAAGATGCCAGGTATTTCAGTTTTAAAATTGATAGTATCCCACGTAAAACAGATGATAGTGAACTAACGGTTAGTTGGCAGGGTAAAGAACTAGGTGCTGATAACGGTGGTTCGGAGAAATACATCATCCCAGGGTTGAACAAATTTGTTGTAGTAGATGCCAAAACCTCAACTGCTCCCAACGCTGCTTTGACGCTCAATTTTTCAGACCCCTTAAAACAAAACCAGAATCTAAATGGTTTGGTCACCATTGAAAATGCCCAAAGTTTGCGTTACGAAATAAACGGTAATGTTCTGAAGGTATATCCTTCAAACCGAATTATGGGTCAAGTACGTGTAAACGCATTTGAGGGCATTAAAAGTGAATATGGTTATACACTTAAAAAATCCTTTTCAGAATTGGTCTCTTTTGAGCAGTTAAAACCAAATGTGCGGTTAATTTCAAAAGGAACTATTTTACCCAACGCTACATCAACACCCATCTATTTTGAAACCGTTAATCTTTCAGCTGTTGAAGTGCGGGTCATTCAGATTTTTGAGAACAATATGTTGCAATACCTCCAAAACAACAATCTTACGCAAGAATACAACTCCGACCTTAGACCTGTGGGCCGAAGAGTAGCTTACAAAGTAATATCACTTGCAGAAACCAAGGATGATGATATGAGCTTCTGGAAAGCACATGCCCTTGATCTATCAGAATTGATAAAAGTGAATCCAGGGTCCTTATATCGAATAGAATTTAGTTTTAAAAAAGAACATACTTCCTATGACTGTTCAGCTTCAGGAAGTTCCGAAGAGCAAATAGAAAGCTATGCTTCAAGTGATAATGACTCCCAAAGCCTAAGCGAAGAAGCTTTAGAAGAACGCTATTGGGACAATGAGATTTATTATTGGAGAAACTACAACTATAACTGGGAAGAGGAGGACAATCCTTGTCACCAAGCCTATTATAACGCAAATAGAATTGTAACAACCAATCTTTTAGGCAGTGATTTGGGGCTTATTGTAAAAAAAGGAAATAACCGTTCTTACCATTTTGCCACAACAAATCTTTTGACTACAAAGCCAGAGGCAAATACGAATATCAAATTGTATAATTTTCAACAGCAACTACTTACTGAAATAACAACAGATGCCTCTGGATTTGGAATTTATGATGGAGAGGCAACAATAGCGTTCGCCGTGGCAGAAAAGAGCAGCAATTTTGCCTATGCAAAACTTGCAGATGGCAATGCGCTTTCATTAAGCAAGTTTGATGTTTCTGGCCAAGAATTGCAAAGTGGACTGCAAGGTTTTATCTATACGGAAAGAGGTGTACATCGCCCTGGCGATCCTGTCCATCTTACCTTTGTCCTTGATGATAAAGCAAATCCATTACCTGCAAGCCACCCAGTAACCCTTGAAGTGAGCGATGCACGAGGGAAACTAGTGCAACGAAATGTACTTAAAGATGGTACTGTACCCGTTGCTGATGGATTGTATGCAAAAAAAGAGGGGGATTTTTATTACTTCCCCATCCCTACAAAAGCTACTTCGCCCACAGGAACTTGGAACGCCAAAATCATTGTTGGAGGAGCACAATTCAATAAAAGTTTAAAGATTGCTACTGTTAAGCCCAATAGATTAAAGGTAGATTTTGCTTTTGAGGATGAAGTACTAAAAGCTAACAAAAATAACAAGGGAAAGGCAATAGTGCAGTGGTTACATGGCGCACCAGCCCGTAATTTAAAAATTGATGTCAACGCTAAATTACAGCAAGCTGCCAATGCATTTCCTAATCATAAGGGGTACATTTTTCAAGACCCCGTTCGAACCTTTAATGAAACAGAACTTCAATTTATTTCTTCAAAATTAGATGGAGAGGGGCTACTCAATGTTGATAAAAAAATCAATGCAAACACTAATGCACCAGGCATGTTGCAAGCCACATTTACTACAAAAGTTTTTGAGGGCGGCGGAGATTTCTCCATCGATGTATTCTCTAAAAAACTGGCGCCTTTTTCACATTTTGTAGGATTGCGTTCCCCAAAAGCAAGACAGTATGGTTCGTTTTTAACGGATGAGAACACAACATTTGATGTGGTATCGGTCAATGCAGATGGTAAACAAGCAGCTAATAGAAAACTGAAGGTCAAAGTATATAAAATAGAATGGAGGTGGTGGTGGAACCGTGGTTACGATAATCTTTCCCGTTACGAAAATGCCACGGTGCATCGTCCTTTTAAGGAAATGTCGGTAACAACTGGAGCTGATGGGAAGGCGAATTTTAAAGTAAACATTCCTGATGACGATGGTGGTCGATTCTTAATCCGGGTTATTGATGAAGATTCAGGGCATGCTACCGGAAGAACAGCCTATTTCTATAGAAACTGGTGGAGAAGACCAGCATCTGGTGATACTGAAAGTTCAAAAATTTTGATTTTTTCAGCAGACAAGGAAAAATACACGCTTGGAGACCAAGCAGTGGTAACTTTTCCATCGGATTTAGGCGGAAGAGCTTTGTTAAGTATTGAAAATGGTTCAGAAGTTTTATCGCAACAATGGATTGAGACCTCGGCAAAGGAGACAAAAGCCACCATTCCAATTACTGCGGACATGGCTCCCAATGCCTACATCAACATCTCCTTGTTACAACCTCATGGACAAGTAGCGAACGACCTGCCCATCCGTTTATACGGCGTAGTCCCTTTATTGGTTGAAAACCCAGCCACCTTTCTAAAACCAGAACTCAAAATGCCAGAAGTTTTGGAACCGGAAAAATCCTTTAAAGTATCCGTTTCAGAAGCAAACAAAAAGCCAATGACCTATTCTTTGGCAGTCGTTGATGAAGGCCTCCTGGATTTAACTCGATTTAAAACCCCAGATATACATTCATCATTTTATGCACGGCAAGCATTGGGCGTAAAAACCTTTGATATTTTTGATGATGTAATGGGCGCTTATTCCATCAGCGTAGATAATATTTATGCCATTGGTGGTGGTGGAATTGGTGAAGGAGCCAAAAACAGGAAAGCACAACGGTTTAAGCCGGTCGTCACCTATTTAGGTCCGTTTACTTTAAAAGCTGGTGAAAAAGCATCCCATACCATAGACATGCCCAATTATGTAGGGTCTGTACGAACGATGGTTGTTGCAGGAAATAAGAACAGCGCTTATGGTAATGTAGAAAAGGCTACTCCAGTGCGGAAACCGTTAATGGTATTGACCTCAATACCTCGAAAATTATCTCCTGGAGAAAAGGTGACCATTCCGGTTACCGTGTTTGCTATGGAAAAAAAGGTCAAAAATGTTACCGTTTCAATTGATGCAGGAAAAGCTCTGGAAGCAATCGGGCCTACATCAAAAAATATCACCTTCAATTCCATTGGCGAGCAAATTGTAAATTTTGATTTTAGGGTAAACCCTTCAACATCATTTCAAACCATAAAAGTGACGGCTTCCGGAAATGGAGAAAACGCCAGTAATGAAACGGAAATTGATGTAGAAAATCCAAATCCTATAACTACTAAAAGTACGCTGTATACGATAACCGAAAATCAATCGGAGACCATCTCTTTTGAAATTTTTGGAACATCTGGCACCAATTCTGCATTTGTTGAGTTTTCCACGCTCCCACCTATGGACTTTTCAAAAAGAATGGAATACTTGCTGCAGTATCCCCATGGCTGTGTGGAACAAACTACGTCCGCAGCTTTTCCCCAGCTATTTTTAGCAGAAGTACTTGATATCACTTTTGACAAGAAAAAAGAAATCGAAAAAAATATAAAAGCTGCCATTAAGAGGCTTAACGATTTTCAAGTGCCAAATGGTGGTTTAAGCTATTGGTCCGGTTATGGAAGTGCAGATGATTGGGGAACATCCTACGCAGGTCATTTTATGTTGGAGGCCAAACAAAAAGGGTATCAACTTCCATTAACATTTTTGAGTAATTGGCTACGTTATCAAAAAAATACGGCCCGTCAATGGAGCAATCAAAGTACTCGTTATAATAATGATATTGCCCAAGCCTACCGCCTATATACATTGGCTTTGGCCCAACAACCAGAATTGGCAGCTATGAACAGATTGCGTGAATCCAAAAACCTGAGTAATGAAGCTAAATGGAGATTGGCTGCTGCTTATGCGTTGGTGGGCAAAAAAGAAGTGGCAAAAGAACTTGCCCAAACGGCTAACATTAACTTTAGACCTAATTCCTATAATTACAGAACCTATGGTTCAGTATTCAGGAATAGGGCAATGGCTTTAGAGACTATGGTCATACTTGAAGACTCCCAACAGCGAGAATTGGCTGTTTCACTAGCAAAAAACCTGTCCTCACAAAGATGGTACAGCACACAAGAGACGGCATTTGCGTTGTTGTCCATGGCTAAAATGGTTGCAAAAAATGGGGGTAAATCCCTTGATTTGACTTTTACCAATAATGGAAAAGAAATAGCGGTAAAAACAGATAGGGCTATTGCGCAACGAAGTATTTCAATCTCCTCAGCAAAAGGTGAAATACTTATCAAAAACAATCAAGGAAATACCATTTATGCCACGCTTACCCAAACTGGCAAACTACCGGTGGGTCAAGAATTGGCGCAACAGCAAAATCTAACACTTTCCGTAAAATATTTGGATGCTGTTGGAAATTCTATTAATGTAACTGAGCTTCGTCAAGGAACTGAATTGCAAGCACAATTAACGGTTTTCAATGCGACCAATGATTATTATGATAATTTGGCATTGACCCAAATTGTTCCTAGTGGGTGGGAAATTGTAAATACATCCTATGCAGGAGGAAGCGACCCAAATTCAAGTAAAGCGGATTACATTGACACACGTGACGACAGAACGAATTTCTATTTTGATTTAGGCGCGAAGAAGACCAAAACTTTTACCATAAAACTGAATGCTTCCTTTTTAGGTGACTATTACTTGCCAGGGTCTCAGGTTGAAGCCATGTACGACAATACCAGCTATGCCCGTAATAAGGGTAAATGGATTAAAGTATCACGATGA
- a CDS encoding M23 family metallopeptidase, with protein MSKVKYYYDPDTLSYRKIEPKKSKKYRNLFFFIVGAALFGFIGLIVLLNTNWLNTPKELSLDREVHNYELQFEILTRKMAQMEQVLANIEDRDNNIYRLYFEANPIPEEQRKAGFGGINRYKSLEGFNNSEIIINATQRLDIIQKQMVIQSKSLDEIAKLAEEKEKLLAAIPAIQPVRNEDLTRMASGYGWRSDPFTKARKMHWGMDFTAPRGVPIYATGDGTVKRADNRSSGYGKHIRIDHEYGYMSLYAHLSKYNVSKGQKVKRGDLIGFVGNTGRSEAPHLHYEVFKDGERINPINFYYGSLTAEEFENMLKFANQENQSLD; from the coding sequence ATGTCTAAAGTTAAGTACTATTACGATCCAGATACACTTTCTTATAGGAAGATTGAACCTAAAAAGTCCAAAAAGTATCGAAATCTCTTCTTTTTCATAGTAGGGGCTGCTTTGTTTGGCTTTATTGGCCTTATTGTACTGTTAAATACCAATTGGTTAAACACTCCCAAAGAGCTTTCCCTAGATCGTGAGGTGCATAATTATGAGCTCCAGTTTGAAATCTTAACAAGGAAAATGGCACAGATGGAGCAGGTTTTAGCCAATATTGAAGATAGGGACAACAATATCTACAGGTTATATTTTGAAGCAAATCCAATACCAGAGGAACAACGTAAGGCCGGTTTTGGCGGAATAAACCGATACAAGTCCTTAGAAGGTTTTAATAATTCTGAAATCATCATCAATGCCACACAACGTTTGGACATTATTCAGAAACAAATGGTGATTCAATCCAAATCTTTGGACGAAATTGCCAAGCTCGCCGAAGAAAAAGAAAAGCTTTTGGCCGCTATTCCTGCCATACAGCCTGTAAGAAATGAGGATTTGACCAGAATGGCGTCTGGCTATGGGTGGCGTTCAGACCCTTTTACAAAGGCTAGAAAAATGCACTGGGGAATGGACTTTACCGCTCCAAGAGGTGTGCCAATTTATGCTACAGGTGACGGAACAGTTAAACGTGCGGACAACCGTTCTTCAGGATATGGCAAACACATTAGAATAGATCACGAGTATGGTTATATGTCTTTGTATGCCCACCTGAGCAAATACAACGTTAGCAAGGGGCAAAAAGTAAAGCGAGGGGATTTAATAGGTTTTGTAGGGAACACGGGGCGTTCAGAAGCTCCTCATTTACATTACGAAGTCTTTAAAGATGGAGAACGCATCAACCCCATTAACTTCTATTATGGAAGTTTGACGGCGGAAGAGTTTGAAAATATGCTCAAATTCGCCAACCAAGAGAACCAATCACTGGATTAA
- a CDS encoding TPM domain-containing protein, whose protein sequence is MSHVEEFLTAGEEQEIIEAILQAEKNTSGEIRVHLEATAKIDHFSRAQQVFHFLKMDNTKEENGVLLYVAVDDKKFVIYGDSGIDRAVPKGFWDTTKDLISSHFKNGDFKQGIVEGVIKAGEELEAHFPWDHNDTNELSDAISKG, encoded by the coding sequence ATGTCGCACGTAGAGGAATTTTTGACCGCTGGGGAGGAACAGGAAATTATTGAAGCTATTCTTCAGGCCGAAAAAAACACTTCAGGAGAAATCCGAGTGCATCTTGAAGCAACTGCCAAAATAGATCATTTTAGTAGAGCACAACAGGTATTCCACTTTCTTAAAATGGATAACACCAAAGAAGAAAATGGAGTCTTACTTTATGTAGCCGTTGATGACAAAAAATTTGTTATTTATGGAGATAGTGGGATTGACCGTGCTGTCCCTAAAGGTTTCTGGGATACTACAAAAGATTTGATTTCCTCACACTTTAAAAATGGTGATTTTAAACAAGGCATTGTAGAAGGCGTGATAAAAGCTGGAGAAGAATTGGAAGCTCATTTTCCATGGGACCATAATGATACCAATGAACTGAGCGATGCCATATCAAAAGGTTAG
- the alaS gene encoding alanine--tRNA ligase — protein MTSQEVRAQFLDFFREKKHKIVSSAPMVMKNDPTLMFTNAGMNQFKEFFLGNSIPKSKRVSDTQKCLRVSGKHNDLEEVGKDTYHHTMFEMLGNWSFGDYFKKEAIQWAWELLTDVYKIDKDSLYVSVFEGSKDKDSLEMDKEAFELWKAIVPEDRIIMGNKKDNFWEMGDQGPCGPCSEIHVDIRSKEDKAKVSGASLVNQDHPLVVEIWNLVFMQYNRKANGALESLPEKHVDTGMGFERLCMVLQNVKSNYDTDVFTPLIREIETITGGKYGKDEETDIAIRVVADHIRAVAFSIADGQLPSNTGAGYVIRRILRRAIRYGFTFLGTKKPFIYRLVKVLGETMGKAYPELREQYQLIENVVKEEENSFLSTLEQGLVLLDSVIKSSKNKTIDGQKAFELYDTFGFPIDLTALILEEKGYELDSEGFEKALKAQKDRSRAASEVSKEDWTILLDDAEQEFIGYDSLEAEVKLVKYRKVKSKKEGEQFQLVFNLTPFYAEGGGQVGDKGYLEAANGDVIYIIDTKKENNEIVHFSENLPKDVSGTLKATVDKKQRWRTASNHTATHLLHQALREVLGTHVEQKGSAVHSKYLRFDFSHFSKLSVEELRSVENFVNARIEGQLPFEENRNIPLKEAMEQGAMALFGEKYGDTVRTVRFGQSVELCGGTHVKNTADIWHFKIVSEGAVAAGIRRIEAITSDAVKEFYFKNNRMLFEIKDLLNNAQDPVKSVTVLQEENTALKKQVEQLLKDKAKGLKSELISELEEVNGVQFLAKKVDLDANGIKDLAFEIGGQFSNLFLMLAAENDGKALLSCYISKELVSNRKLNAGNIVRELGKYIQGGGGGQPFFATAGGKNPSGIPDALKKAMEMVNQME, from the coding sequence ATGACATCCCAAGAAGTTAGAGCTCAGTTTTTAGACTTTTTTAGAGAGAAAAAGCATAAAATAGTCTCTTCTGCACCAATGGTCATGAAGAATGATCCCACTTTGATGTTTACTAATGCTGGCATGAACCAGTTTAAAGAATTTTTCTTAGGGAATTCAATTCCAAAATCCAAGAGAGTTTCTGATACTCAAAAATGCTTGAGGGTAAGCGGTAAACATAACGATTTGGAGGAAGTGGGTAAAGATACTTACCACCATACCATGTTTGAGATGTTGGGGAATTGGAGTTTTGGCGATTACTTTAAAAAAGAAGCCATACAATGGGCATGGGAGTTATTGACAGACGTTTATAAAATAGACAAGGACAGTCTTTATGTCTCTGTTTTTGAGGGAAGTAAGGATAAGGATAGTCTGGAAATGGATAAAGAAGCCTTTGAATTATGGAAGGCTATTGTTCCGGAAGACCGGATTATCATGGGCAATAAAAAGGACAATTTTTGGGAGATGGGAGATCAGGGCCCATGCGGACCTTGTTCAGAGATTCATGTAGATATACGGTCAAAAGAAGATAAAGCTAAAGTTTCAGGTGCTTCTTTGGTGAACCAAGACCACCCTCTAGTGGTGGAAATCTGGAATTTGGTTTTCATGCAATACAACCGAAAGGCAAATGGTGCATTGGAAAGTCTTCCAGAAAAGCACGTGGATACGGGAATGGGTTTTGAACGTTTGTGTATGGTTTTGCAAAATGTAAAATCCAATTATGACACAGATGTTTTTACACCTCTAATTCGCGAGATTGAAACCATTACTGGTGGTAAATATGGCAAAGATGAGGAGACAGATATAGCTATTAGGGTGGTTGCCGATCATATTAGGGCCGTGGCATTTTCTATAGCTGATGGGCAATTGCCTAGTAATACAGGTGCGGGTTACGTAATAAGAAGAATTTTAAGGCGTGCCATTCGTTATGGATTCACTTTTCTGGGAACTAAAAAGCCATTTATTTATCGGTTGGTGAAAGTGTTGGGCGAAACTATGGGTAAAGCTTATCCAGAACTTCGTGAGCAATATCAATTGATTGAGAATGTGGTCAAAGAAGAAGAGAATTCGTTTTTGAGCACGCTGGAACAAGGGTTGGTGCTGTTAGATTCCGTTATAAAGTCTTCAAAAAATAAAACGATTGATGGCCAAAAAGCTTTTGAATTGTATGACACATTCGGCTTCCCGATTGATCTTACCGCTCTAATTTTAGAGGAAAAAGGGTATGAATTGGATTCTGAAGGTTTTGAAAAAGCGTTAAAAGCGCAAAAGGATCGTTCCAGAGCAGCATCTGAAGTATCCAAGGAGGATTGGACAATACTTTTAGATGATGCTGAACAAGAGTTTATAGGTTATGATAGTCTTGAAGCTGAGGTGAAATTGGTGAAATACCGTAAGGTAAAAAGTAAAAAAGAAGGTGAACAGTTTCAATTGGTTTTTAATCTAACCCCATTTTATGCGGAAGGTGGCGGCCAGGTAGGGGATAAGGGATATTTGGAGGCTGCAAACGGAGATGTCATTTATATTATAGATACCAAGAAAGAGAACAATGAAATAGTTCATTTCTCTGAGAATTTGCCCAAAGATGTTTCAGGAACACTTAAAGCTACGGTAGATAAAAAGCAACGATGGCGAACAGCTAGTAACCACACGGCTACCCATTTATTGCATCAGGCATTAAGGGAGGTTCTGGGAACGCATGTGGAGCAGAAAGGCTCAGCGGTACATTCTAAATATTTAAGATTTGATTTCTCGCACTTTTCCAAATTAAGTGTTGAAGAACTTAGAAGCGTAGAGAATTTTGTGAATGCGCGAATAGAAGGTCAATTGCCATTTGAAGAAAACAGGAATATTCCGCTTAAAGAGGCTATGGAACAAGGGGCAATGGCATTGTTCGGTGAAAAATACGGAGACACTGTGCGTACTGTTCGGTTTGGGCAATCTGTGGAGCTATGCGGAGGTACCCATGTGAAGAATACAGCAGATATTTGGCACTTCAAAATTGTATCGGAAGGAGCAGTTGCGGCTGGAATACGAAGAATTGAAGCTATTACTTCCGATGCGGTAAAAGAGTTCTATTTTAAGAACAATAGAATGCTTTTTGAGATTAAGGACCTACTTAATAATGCACAGGATCCAGTAAAATCTGTAACCGTACTTCAGGAAGAAAACACTGCTTTGAAAAAGCAGGTGGAGCAATTGCTTAAGGATAAGGCCAAAGGCCTTAAATCTGAACTTATTTCAGAATTAGAAGAAGTAAATGGAGTCCAATTTTTGGCCAAAAAGGTTGATTTAGATGCCAATGGGATTAAAGATCTTGCTTTTGAAATTGGAGGCCAATTTTCCAATTTATTTTTAATGCTCGCTGCAGAAAATGATGGAAAAGCACTCTTGTCCTGTTACATTTCCAAAGAATTGGTGTCCAATAGAAAATTAAATGCTGGAAATATCGTTCGCGAATTGGGTAAATATATCCAAGGCGGTGGCGGTGGACAACCTTTCTTTGCTACCGCTGGAGGTAAAAATCCTTCAGGTATTCCAGATGCTTTGAAAAAAGCAATGGAAATGGTCAATCAAATGGAATAG
- a CDS encoding MerR family transcriptional regulator gives MHVDLPEKRYYGIGEVAKAFGVNTSLIRFWEKEFDVLQPKKNAKGNRKFTPQDITNLQLIYHLVKERGFTLEGAKTHLKEEKQKTLSNFEVVQKLQKVKAELLKIKEQL, from the coding sequence ATGCATGTAGATCTTCCTGAAAAACGATATTACGGCATTGGTGAAGTAGCCAAAGCATTTGGTGTGAACACTTCTCTGATTCGGTTTTGGGAAAAAGAGTTTGATGTACTTCAGCCTAAAAAAAATGCCAAGGGCAATCGAAAATTTACTCCTCAAGATATTACAAATTTGCAGTTGATCTACCACTTGGTAAAGGAGCGTGGGTTTACCCTAGAAGGTGCAAAAACACATCTAAAAGAAGAAAAGCAAAAAACCCTATCCAATTTTGAAGTGGTCCAAAAACTCCAAAAAGTAAAGGCCGAACTTCTCAAAATTAAAGAACAACTATAA
- a CDS encoding nuclear transport factor 2 family protein yields MRNLILLLFSAGIFLSTNAQESDYQLVEQTVNYYLDGGTNNDFETLKKAFHETATMKFIGKDGYKEVNALEFFSTIKPGPKQNRKTRIADINIAGNAANARLEIEYPTFTFIDFMNLLKVDGKWKVVSKIFYKRME; encoded by the coding sequence ATGCGAAACCTTATTCTTTTGCTTTTTTCTGCAGGTATTTTTTTATCGACCAATGCACAAGAGTCAGATTACCAACTTGTTGAACAAACCGTAAATTATTACTTGGATGGCGGTACCAACAATGATTTTGAAACATTGAAAAAAGCATTTCATGAAACCGCAACCATGAAATTTATTGGGAAAGATGGATACAAGGAAGTTAACGCTCTTGAGTTTTTCAGTACTATAAAACCAGGTCCAAAACAGAATAGAAAAACTAGAATTGCTGATATTAACATTGCCGGCAATGCGGCCAATGCAAGATTAGAAATTGAATACCCGACCTTTACATTTATAGATTTTATGAACTTGCTTAAAGTTGATGGGAAATGGAAAGTGGTGAGTAAGATTTTTTATAAACGGATGGAATAG